Within the Erigeron canadensis isolate Cc75 chromosome 6, C_canadensis_v1, whole genome shotgun sequence genome, the region tatatatatatatctggaATATGAAAACTGGAAAGTAGTAGCAtggtattaaaataataataaagtagaTGGCGAGACAAAAATAGCAAGTAAAAAGGTAAAGTGTTTATTACCTCGAATTGTAAAAGCCAGTTGCGTGCTCCGGCGCCGAATCCTCTATGTATGTGATACGCCGGTAAACTTCCGTCCAagcaaactatacatacatatataattagtaaTCAATAACAATTAGAAAGTGATGGAAAAATTAAGTATGTGTTGACATACAAGCACCAAGAGCGGGAGCGTTGCGAACGATCGTCATGTTCACAAGAAGACGGTCTTCGGAAGAAACTGATGTTCTGGCGCCGGTCAATATGATGAACAACAACAACGCCATCGTGATAACAAGTGCCATTTTTTgtcaactttattattaattcGATCAGTTTTCAAAGAAAGTGATTTGAACTTAtttataaagaatatatatatataaataatgcaGGAATTTTGGTTTGGTTGGGAAGTGAATAACAATCGGTATATATGACGAAAGAATGTAGGAAAGAAATatgtattattgtatatataaagtattcATTCATTTGGGAATGAGAAACGAAGACAAAGGAGATATGGAAACAATGAGAATTTGAATTTAAACTCAGAGATATaataaagagagagagagagagtaaagCTGAAGGAAGGTTTGGGTTTCGAATCTGGGAGATAGGCGGGGACTGGCAGTGGCAAATTGGTGAAAGATAAGAACGGGCCCGCCAAATGTAGTCTATGGCCTACAGTGACATGGATTGGTGAGTAGGAACGGGCCCAGAGCCATGAGCCCACTTGGTGAAGTAATTTGGATGGAAAGTCAATATTGAGTTCTTAGGTTTGGTATGGTAGTTATCATGCGGTTGGTCTGCCTAACGAAATTACGAATTGCCATTTGATTTGACaaatttctatttctattcgaaataaaaggaaaatagctgttttttataaaaattttagatTTTGCTGTAATATTAAGTAGGAAATATTTGGAATTCATTTGAACTTTATTCCAGATCAAAATAGATTAATTATACCATCTAATCTAATTAATCATAAGTCTTGTCATTTGCCGTCAAGTTTTTCTTGCCATAGGAAGGTCGTGTGGGATTTTGTTATTGTTTCAATTGTAGAATTCTAGTATATAGTTGGTTGGTGCGTATCTGTTCTTAGTCTCATTGTAGGTGTAAGTATTTCAGTGTCTATACATTATTTGAACTAATCTATACtccatattaaagaaaatacccccatgttgaaagttacatgggggaaatgtctaaaatgcccttctatgtaatattttcacctacaaggctacaaccctttaaaatattttcacatacactattctcttaacattaataattaaattacactatcaatcctttatttttctaaaatatctccattaaccttttaaatcaattacttttatatgaattatctatgACACTCGACGTcacatccaccaccaacactcgcctccaccaccaacactcgcctccaccaccaacactcgcctccaccaccacaccgtcgccgtcacgaccatcgccgcatcgcgcgggtacaatgctagtaaaATATAAGAGGTATCGTTCTTTGATATGATTAccattttatatctttttacaATACATTTAATGTTCAAATCTCGATAGACAAAATGTTGGAGGCTTACAAGAAAAGGTTCAAGAATTGgtattgaatatttgaatgcCCATGGTTAGGATGCATAAACAAAAAAAGCACCGAATCCTCAACAATAGCAcgaatttaaaaaataagaccCATTTatcaaaagtatatatttatatccaattaataaattagctaaaactaaattaaaacttTCTTACATGCTTTTTACATTACCCATGTATGTCATTTTCGatctatataaattaattactgTAAAATTAAAATTACCAATTTGCACTTACCTTTTTATTgtcaaaaagttattgtatatccatttatttcaataaatatttaataatatagtttaatatatgctttaataaaatatatttaaattatattatctttttatgtatatttttaaaatttttttaaacattgttATAGTTTAGAAGCTTAGAAAAAAGAATTGTACTTAGCTCTTTTGACGTCACTATCACCTGTCACCTTTACATTGCCGCTATCATTATCACCGAATCGTACAAACATTTGTCTAATAGATACTGTCTGGTTTAAAGCCCCGATACACGGGGACCTTATCACAAAAAGTTGTTTTATTCGttcaatttgatttttttttaaaatcttttcttGAGACTAAAATAATTGATAACCATTTACTTCTTTCACATACATTGTTTCTTACCATGTTAGTTTAAGCTTCTCATCTATTTCACCATCTTTTTTCTCCTTAATACTTCACCTTTAAATCTAATATCTTATTATACCTcataatattcaaatatatcaaatcaaaatcaaacaaataatacaaacaaaatataaaaacctcacttttttcttttccaccATAGTTATATATTTCACCTCTATCGTTTTACTTAttcttttcaaactttttatttttcttacctTCAATcattcacctttttttttttaatcatttattctCACCCCATccatttcaatttcttttttacaaatgatctaaacatATACTTTATCAACTTTAGTTTTTCCACCACTTGCAATTTGAAGCTCAAAGAATTATAGTAGATTTCATCCAATTAACGCACATATTCTAAAAACACAACTAAAAGGACTAACTTCAAAATTAGATGTTGAAAGAACATGATTGCCATGTATCGTTGAAACTATTAAAGGCTCAACGCTCCAAACAAAAGTTGTCTTATCGCACGTATTCGAGATCCATTTTCGATGACCAACTAGATTTAGACTCAGATCATTCTTATAATCGTGTGTACTTgttaaaaacttcaaaatacgTTAATTATGACTGTCGTACATTACATGGACACAATTTTAGCTTTGATATAAACGAGTTTGAGACAAATTCAACCAAAAACATCAACATAGTATTtgaatttatcttttaaaaaaatgatgagTGTAACAACACCATCTTGATGTACATTGTCACCCAAATCAgacttaaaataaattatatgcGAATATCAAAGTAATATCGTTTTTACAACACATAAATTCAAGGTGTGTATTTAaatggggatgagaatataaggctgttagacATTCAAGTTAGGTGAAAAACcccttacatatctttttttgAACCATGGGCCCATAcatttgttaaaaatattaaaaaaattagtatgtaagaAGTTTTTTACTTAAATTGGATGCATTATACTCATTTTTCCCTATTTAATTGATAAATACAGTAAACTTTATTAATGACAGTTGTATAAGTTTTGTTTTTGGGTTGATATAAAGTTACCCCTATAAATGAAAAAGAttgatttttgatatgaaaacagGTTAATGGCTCATTAGAAAAAATACTTGATAAAATTGGAAGGGAAACATGTATTACGCGATATTTCCTCGAATGAATTAAATAAGTAAAGATGTGAGGAGAACCTCTAAATTATTACGAGTAAAATAAACTTTGTTGTTCCGCTGACCTAAAACCCTCTTCCTCCGGTAAAGCCAGTTGAGTTTGAGTAGACATAATGGGAACTTCGGTGCAGGTGACGCCATTGTGTGGAGTATACAATGAAAACCCTTTATCATATCTCGTCTCCATCGACGGCTTCAATTTCCTTATCGATTGCGGCTGGAACGACAGCTTCGATCCCTCCCTCCTCCTCCCTCTTTCCaggtttcaaaatattccccaaattatatataatggCAGTTTGATAAAAAATTATccttcaattttattttatttttggtttcaGGGTTGCGTCAACGATCGATGCGGTGTTGCTGTCACATTCTGATACATTACATCTCGGGGCGTTACCGTATGCCATGAAAAAGTTAGGGCTCTCCGCTCCAGTTTATGCGACTGAACCGGTTTTTAGATTAGGGCTCCTAACTATGTATGATCATTATCTTTCCCGCAAGGTGAATATTCCCCCCCGGGTTtacttacttatatatatatttttacagtgaagtgataattattatatactTGTACCCCGGGTTTGTAACTGCACAACATAGACACAGTTTTAGTATATCTTTAAAGTTTACGTCGAACGCTGATATCGGGCTGTttagggtttatatatatatatattgagatatGTAGAAGCAAATGATGAGCTAAATGCAACACAACTGATTTGAGATGTATGTGAAATTAACCTATAAAAATCTAGTCAACCGATTATGGTTTTAGTTTTATGTTGCAATAACAGTTTGGAAATCACGCATTTAGGATCGCCTAATCCATTCAGAAAATTTTCCGGTTTTCAACCTTCATATCAATTGTAACTGTTGATTAAAGCTCTAATATCTATTTGATCCATTTTAAGTCTATCGTCTTTGGTTTTCAGTACTCTGATTTTGTGACAAGTGCTTACTTGTATCTAAAGTTTCTGCTACCATTGCTAACTGAATCTATATGTGCAGCAAATATCTGACTTTGATCTCTTCACACTGGATGATATTGATACTGCCTTCCAAAATGTGACAAGATTAACTTACTCTCAGAATTTTCACCTACCTGGTGCGTATTTTACATGCTAATTTTATCACTCCAGAATTGTTTTTTTACCCTTGAAAGATCGAGGTTTTTAAGTTGCAACAACTAGTTGTTCTGATTTATTTCTTGCTGAGGGTGAGTctacttattttttatttttttttgttggcttTATGCTCTATAAGTATTTGTACCATTCGATTCTTTCATTCAAAATTACATGATTGCGGGATCACTGCATAATGACTTAGCCATAAGACTAAGTGTGTATACAGTATACACTTGACAGGCCATGTGTATGACATCCctctaaatttaatattttgtttattgatatatCTTTTTTCTCTTTGGGCGACTTTTGACCTAATAGCtttgttttttatatcttttttcacTTTGGGCTACTTTTGACCGCTTCGGCAAAAGATAACTCAAATGTACCTATGCATATGTACAATGGTCAAAGTGCATCGTCTAGTATAGTAATTTATGTAGTTGGCTGAAACAAATTATGGATGAAATATAACTCAAATCTACCCATGCATATGTATGGTCAAACTGAATCCTCTAGTATAGTAATATATGTAGTTAGCTGAAACAAAATATGGATGCCTGTTGAGTGCTCCTGGTGCCATAGGGTGTCTGCTAGAATTGGGTGCAGTCCTTTCTAGGATTTTGTAGAGTTATTTTTTGACTTTGACCGCTTCGGCAAAACATAACTCAAATCTACCTATGCATATGTCCAATGGTCAAATTGCATCCTCTATTTAGTAATATATGTAGCTGGCTAAAACAAAATCTGGATGCCTGTTGAGTGGTCCTGGTGTCACAGGGTGTCTGCTAGAATTTGGTGCAGTGACTTTTAAAGTATTATAGAGTTCTTTAGGAGGGATACACCATTATAAAAGGCCCTTTGCTTGAGTTGATAGCTTTTTGTTGCTAAAATTCCTTGTGAATAATAAATGTCAGGAAAAGGGGAGGGTATAGTGATTGCACCTCATGTTGGTGGTCATTTGCTGGGAGGTACTGTCTGGAAGATAACTAAAGATGGAGAAGAAATCATATATGCTGTTGACTTCAATCATCGCAATGAGAGGTCTTCCAATACCAACTGCCTCCATaattagtaaaaatattttttaataaagaatgTTCTTACTTGCTGTTGTTTTTTTCAGGCATTTAAATAAGACAGTCTTAGAAAATTTTGTTCGACCGGCCGTTCTTATAACTGATGCATATAATGCTTTGAGTAACCAGCCTTCTAGACGTCAGAGAGATCAAGAGTTTTTAGGTAGTTATTCTCTTAAATATGTTTCATAAGGCATAAGAATATGTACCATTTATACGCTGAACTACACAAGGTAGTATAATGTTTGTCATTTGTTACTGAAATTGTTAGATGCTATACAAAACACTTTAAGAGCCAATGGGAATGTATTGTTACCTGTGGATACTGCTGGCAGAGTAATGGAGTTGCTTTTGATACTCGAGCAGGTCGGTCTTCATTGTTATCTGGGACATATTTCTTGCTATATATCGTATTCATGATCATTTTATTACTAATGGGACGGCTAGTAACCTTAGTATTTTCTTACTatatcttttaatattttaatgatttttttttaatgttgcaGTATTGGGAGCAACATCATTTGACATATCCCATCTTCTTTCTCACATATGTATCGTCGAGCACAGTTGATTATGTCAAGAGTTTCCTTGAGTGGATGAGTGATGCAATAGCGAAGTCCTTTGAGCACACCCGTGATAATGCCTTCCTTCTGAAGTAAGACCATTTCATTGGATGTCGTTACTGGAGTAGTGTCTATAGTGTGAATTTACTTGGAATTTATACATTTAATTGCAGGCATGTTACTCTTTTGATAAACAAGAGTGAACTAGAAAAAGTTCCCGAGGGACCAAAGGTTAGTGAAATTTGTACTTTGTAGGACAAGGTTAGGGTGATGAAATTGTTAAATTACATTTATGATGGCAATGACTGTACTTTTATTTAGGTTGTTCTAGCTTCTATGGCCAGTTTAGAGGCTGGTTTTTCACACGATATATTTGTAGAATGGGCCCCCGATGCAAAAAATCTTGTTCTTTTTACTGAAAGGGGTCAGGTATGTGTTAAATTGTTCTAACATTGAACTGCAATTCTATTATCGTATGCTTTTTCTTCAATTTCTGTACTATAGCCTTCTACCTCTTTTAGAGTAGCATATTTGATTCTCACTACCCACTAATGTATATGTAGTTTGGTACTCGTGCACGGATGCTTCAGTCAGATCCACCTCCTAAAGCTGTTAAAGTTACTTTATCTAAGAGAGTTCCATTGGTTGGAGAGGAGTTAGCTGCGTacgaagaagaacaagaaaagattAAGAAGGAGGAGGCTTTGAAAGCCACTCTTGTAAAGGAAGAGGAATCCAATTCTTTGGTAACTGATATTAGTAAAGCTGACCTAATGATCATTGACGGCCATACTCAAGTGGACGGTATGTTATCTTTATTCCTGTTACATAGCTGCCATGTTTCAGCTAACCTTTTATGATTTCTGCTTTGATGTCAAAAGTACTACATATGAAATTTATGAAAATGGAACTGTTACTAATCGGATCAGTctacattttcttttccttttcaataaTGTGAAGACCAGACCAGTGAAAAATAGGCCGGGTTGGACTAACTCTTAATTGTTCGTGCTCCTTGAATATTAAAGATTTAAGTGACTAACAGCCAAAACATGGATACAAAAGCTATATCATAAAGCTTTTGTGAATAATACGGCAGTAAGATTTCAAATAGCCAAGATAAAGTAACAGGGATTAGAACTTGGTCAAGCAGTATGAGTTTTGAAGTTATATTAGATCCGggatatattttcttttaactgaacaaaaatttataatgttaatTGTTTCATTGCAGCTGCTGGGTTGCGCGGGGAGGCATACCGGGATGTGCTGATTGATGGATTTGGTCCCCCCTCTAGTGTTGCTCCAATGTTCCCCTTCTATGATCACTCCTCTGAATGGGACGATTTTGGCGAAGTAATTAATCCAGATGATTATGTAATCAAGGATGAAGATATGGACATGGGATTTATGCCTGTAGGTTTAATTTAATACCAGTACCATTGTTACGACTTGTAGAATTGCTTGTGTTACATATGCTTTGGAAAGTTCAAGTGTGATGCTCTTCAGATCATGTGTTTAGGTGGGTGGAGATCTTGATGGAAAACTCGATGAAGGCACTGCGAGTTTGATGCTCGACACAACCCCATCAAAAGTCGTATCTTCTGAACTTACTGTAAGTTTGTTTGTATTTAATACGTTGCAGGAAATTTTACCCCATGTTAGTATCAGTTTGCCTAGCCAACTTAGAATTTACAATACAGCTTTTAACGACtattactattttataaaatatatttgttattgaTATTTTATCTGTTTCAGGTACAAGTCAAATGTTCCTTGGTGTACATGGATTTTGAAGGGCGTTCTGATGGTCGTTCAATTAAATCAATTCTTGCCCGTGTCGCTCCCTTGAAACTTGTATGAATGTTTTTACATTCTCTTCTTTAATTAGCACTATATTTCCCTGAAAATCCTTTCAGGTGACGTTATTCATGAAGAACGTGCTGTTTTAATGTTAGAACTCATCTTTATTAGGTTTTGGTGCACGGATCAGCCGAGGCCACTGAACATCTGAAGCAACACTGTCTGAAAAATGTTTGTCCCCATGTATATGCTCCTCAAATTGAAGAAACAATTGATGTCACATCAGATTTGTGTGCTTATAAGGTACACAAGAAACTTATTGGATGTTATATTGGACCAGTAATCTTAAACTATGATATTTGATTTGGTTTCTTCATGCCAAAAATAGGGACGACTCTCCGAGAAACTGATGAGCAATGTCCTGTTTAAGAAGGTGAGTATCGATGCCGTTAGCTGCTTTGGACATTTGTTTATCCTTTTCAATAGAATTTTCACAAAAAATGAGGTCCATTTTAAAAACTTCAATCTTAAACTTGTATTTATCTCTTCCGATTTTTAAAATTGAgctatgtatttttcttttacaacTTTCAATATATTAAGTTCtgtcataatttattttttgaccAACTTAGTCCTAATACATAAATTAATTTGGCATTCACAAGTCAAAATTTTTAACTGGAGGCCCTAATGGGACTGTAATGCATTATCTGATCTCTCACTATCTCTTCGCTGCAGCTTGGAGATTATGAAATAGCCTGGATTGATACTGAGATAGAAAAGACGGCAGGTGGCATGTTATCTTCACTCCCCCGTTCAACAGTAGCTCCTCCTCACAAGTCGGTACTTGTTGGAGATCTAAAAATGGCAGATTTCAAGCAATTCCTTGCTGGAAAGGGTATCCAGGTACTTGGTTCTCATTTTTGCGATGCAATCAATTTAGAGGTGGCAAAGTGGACGGTTGGGCAACAGCTTAGAATGGGTTTGGGTCATAATGACCTATATGGGTCAACTTCAGAACAAATAAATTCCTGATATACTTTAATGTAATTGGTGGTTCATGTTATGCATATTTTAATCACCATTTCAGGTTGAAT harbors:
- the LOC122603159 gene encoding cleavage and polyadenylation specificity factor subunit 2, translated to MGTSVQVTPLCGVYNENPLSYLVSIDGFNFLIDCGWNDSFDPSLLLPLSRVASTIDAVLLSHSDTLHLGALPYAMKKLGLSAPVYATEPVFRLGLLTMYDHYLSRKQISDFDLFTLDDIDTAFQNVTRLTYSQNFHLPGKGEGIVIAPHVGGHLLGGTVWKITKDGEEIIYAVDFNHRNERHLNKTVLENFVRPAVLITDAYNALSNQPSRRQRDQEFLDAIQNTLRANGNVLLPVDTAGRVMELLLILEQYWEQHHLTYPIFFLTYVSSSTVDYVKSFLEWMSDAIAKSFEHTRDNAFLLKHVTLLINKSELEKVPEGPKVVLASMASLEAGFSHDIFVEWAPDAKNLVLFTERGQFGTRARMLQSDPPPKAVKVTLSKRVPLVGEELAAYEEEQEKIKKEEALKATLVKEEESNSLVTDISKADLMIIDGHTQVDAAGLRGEAYRDVLIDGFGPPSSVAPMFPFYDHSSEWDDFGEVINPDDYVIKDEDMDMGFMPVGGDLDGKLDEGTASLMLDTTPSKVVSSELTVQVKCSLVYMDFEGRSDGRSIKSILARVAPLKLVLVHGSAEATEHLKQHCLKNVCPHVYAPQIEETIDVTSDLCAYKGRLSEKLMSNVLFKKLGDYEIAWIDTEIEKTAGGMLSSLPRSTVAPPHKSVLVGDLKMADFKQFLAGKGIQVEFAGGALRCGEYVTLRKVGGASQKGGAATIQQIVIEGPVCEEYYKIREHLFSQFYSL